In one Streptomyces sp. T12 genomic region, the following are encoded:
- a CDS encoding DUF2264 domain-containing protein encodes MTAPHVSPPDDPTHLPNLPNLPDLPPADPVLSPLTGWTRAHWESIADRLLDGLLPYATPGFAQYRLPGPPSHSGPWSDGLEGFARSFLLAAFRIAGSGGRVSPALIERYATGLAAGTDPHHPEHWPPITGRAQPMVEAASVAIALHETRPWLWDHLDDEVRQRVCAWLGAFVGADVNDSNWRLFQVITEEFLASVGAPHSRAEIDAGLARLDDWYRGGGWYTDGDGRKFDYYNAWALHLYPVLWARLAGSRADAATVARHGARLREFLAVHQHFFGSDGAPVHQGRSLTYRFATTAPLWAGALADATPLPPGRTRRLACGALKHFAERGVPDERGLLTLGWYGPFLPVAQRYSGPASPYWASKAFLGLLLPADHPVWTAPEEPAPVDTEDVTLAVPAPGWLLHATTADGIVRLVNHGSDRLPPPPAAADDSPHYARFAYSSATAPETPGVDNHIALLGPDGTPSRRGRIHPLGAEGHRAGSWQDGRIETVSVVRGAWEVRVHRLDVPPATPVREGGWAVADDTAPPVAHTGPGWALARRSDGLTSAVVGLYGWDEAEAVVVPAVGTNAVGHHSATPVLQLPEAARLLVTLVVLSADPHTPLTGASATVTGEGTVEVRFPDGTLERVPAGLSGAPEPSPGPAPAGTG; translated from the coding sequence ATGACCGCGCCGCATGTGTCGCCCCCCGACGACCCGACGCACCTGCCGAATCTGCCGAATCTTCCCGACCTGCCCCCGGCCGACCCGGTGCTCTCACCCCTCACCGGCTGGACCCGCGCCCACTGGGAGTCGATCGCCGACCGACTCCTCGACGGGCTGCTGCCGTACGCCACACCAGGTTTCGCCCAGTACCGCCTGCCCGGCCCGCCCAGCCACTCCGGCCCCTGGTCCGACGGCCTGGAAGGCTTCGCGCGCTCCTTCCTCCTCGCCGCCTTCCGTATCGCGGGCTCGGGCGGCCGGGTCAGCCCGGCTCTCATCGAGCGATACGCCACCGGACTCGCCGCCGGCACCGACCCGCACCACCCCGAACACTGGCCCCCCATCACCGGCCGCGCCCAGCCGATGGTCGAGGCGGCCTCCGTCGCCATCGCGCTGCACGAGACCCGCCCCTGGCTGTGGGACCACCTCGACGACGAGGTACGGCAGCGGGTGTGCGCCTGGCTCGGCGCCTTCGTCGGTGCGGACGTCAACGACTCCAACTGGCGGCTGTTCCAGGTCATCACCGAGGAGTTCCTCGCCTCCGTCGGCGCCCCGCACAGCCGGGCCGAGATCGACGCCGGGCTCGCCCGCCTGGACGACTGGTACCGGGGCGGGGGCTGGTACACCGACGGTGACGGGCGGAAGTTCGACTACTACAACGCCTGGGCGCTGCACCTGTATCCGGTGCTGTGGGCGCGGCTCGCGGGCTCGCGGGCGGACGCGGCGACCGTCGCCCGGCACGGTGCCCGGCTGCGCGAGTTCCTCGCCGTCCACCAGCACTTCTTCGGCTCCGACGGCGCCCCCGTCCACCAGGGCCGCTCCCTCACCTACCGCTTCGCGACCACCGCCCCGCTGTGGGCGGGCGCCCTCGCCGACGCCACCCCGCTCCCGCCGGGCCGCACCCGCCGCCTCGCCTGCGGTGCGCTGAAGCACTTCGCCGAGCGGGGTGTGCCCGACGAGCGTGGTCTGCTCACGCTCGGCTGGTACGGGCCCTTCCTCCCCGTCGCCCAGCGCTACTCGGGGCCCGCCTCCCCGTACTGGGCGAGCAAGGCCTTCCTGGGGCTGCTGCTGCCTGCCGACCACCCCGTCTGGACGGCACCGGAGGAACCCGCCCCCGTGGACACCGAAGACGTGACCCTGGCCGTGCCCGCCCCCGGCTGGCTGCTGCACGCCACCACGGCCGACGGGATCGTCCGGCTGGTCAACCACGGCAGCGACCGCCTCCCGCCCCCGCCCGCCGCGGCCGACGACAGCCCGCACTACGCCCGGTTCGCCTACTCCAGCGCGACCGCCCCCGAAACACCGGGCGTCGACAACCACATCGCGCTGCTGGGCCCCGACGGCACACCCTCCCGGCGCGGACGCATCCATCCCCTGGGCGCCGAGGGCCACAGGGCCGGGTCCTGGCAGGACGGCCGTATCGAGACCGTCAGCGTGGTGCGCGGCGCATGGGAAGTACGGGTGCACCGCCTCGACGTACCGCCTGCCACGCCCGTGCGGGAAGGCGGTTGGGCGGTGGCCGACGACACGGCACCCCCGGTCGCGCACACCGGCCCCGGCTGGGCGCTGGCCCGCCGCTCGGACGGGCTGACCAGCGCGGTCGTCGGCCTGTACGGCTGGGACGAGGCCGAGGCGGTGGTCGTGCCTGCCGTCGGCACGAACGCCGTGGGCCACCACTCGGCGACTCCGGTGCTCCAACTGCCCGAAGCCGCACGGCTGTTGGTGACCCTCGTCGTGCTGAGCGCCGACCCGCACACACCGCTCACGGGAGCGAGCGCGACCGTCACCGGCGAGGGCACCGTGGAGGTCCGCTTCCCGGACGGCACCCTGGAGCGGGTGCCCGCCGGGCTCAGCGGCGCGCCAGAGCCATCGCCTGGTCCAGCGCCCGCAGGAACCGGTTGA
- the cobC gene encoding Rv2231c family pyridoxal phosphate-dependent protein CobC: MPTDHTPTEAHDLRHHGDAEVRDDGSALVDLAVNVRADTPPAWLRERIAGSLGSLAAYPDGRAARAAVAARHGLPAQRVLLTAGAAEAFVLLARALKVRRPVVVHPQFTEPEAALRDAGHTVDRVLLREEDGFRLDPAAVPEDADLVVVGNPTNPTSVLHPAASLAELARPGRTLVVDEAFMDAVPGEREALASRTDIPGLVVLRSLTKTWGLAGLRIGYVLAAPETIADLERAQPLWPVSTPALAAAEACVSSPALAEAAHAAHRIAADRAHLLAGLGEFAPAGLRVVEPAEGPFVLVRLPRAAAVREHLRALGFAVRRGDTFPGLGEEWLRLAVRDRGTINRFLRALDQAMALARR, translated from the coding sequence ATGCCCACTGATCACACGCCGACCGAGGCGCACGACCTCCGCCACCACGGCGACGCCGAGGTCCGCGACGACGGCTCGGCGCTCGTCGACCTCGCCGTGAACGTCCGCGCGGACACACCGCCCGCATGGCTGCGCGAGCGGATCGCGGGGTCGCTGGGCTCCCTCGCCGCCTACCCGGACGGGCGGGCCGCGCGGGCGGCGGTGGCGGCGCGGCACGGACTCCCGGCGCAACGCGTGCTGCTCACGGCGGGGGCGGCGGAGGCATTCGTCCTCCTCGCCCGCGCCCTGAAGGTGCGCCGGCCGGTCGTCGTGCATCCGCAGTTCACGGAGCCGGAGGCGGCCCTGCGGGACGCGGGGCACACGGTCGACCGGGTGCTGCTGCGGGAGGAGGACGGCTTCCGCCTCGACCCGGCGGCCGTCCCCGAGGACGCCGACCTGGTGGTCGTCGGCAACCCCACCAACCCGACCTCGGTGCTCCACCCGGCCGCGTCCCTGGCCGAACTCGCCCGCCCCGGGCGGACGTTGGTGGTGGACGAGGCGTTCATGGATGCGGTGCCGGGTGAGCGGGAGGCGCTGGCGAGCCGCACGGACATACCGGGTCTGGTGGTGCTGCGCAGTCTGACGAAGACCTGGGGCCTGGCCGGCCTGCGGATCGGCTACGTCCTCGCCGCCCCGGAGACCATCGCCGATCTGGAGCGCGCCCAGCCCCTGTGGCCGGTCTCCACACCCGCGCTCGCCGCCGCCGAGGCCTGCGTGTCGTCCCCGGCCCTGGCGGAGGCGGCCCACGCGGCCCACCGCATCGCCGCCGACCGGGCCCATCTCCTCGCGGGGCTCGGCGAGTTCGCCCCGGCCGGACTCCGGGTCGTCGAGCCCGCCGAGGGGCCCTTCGTCCTCGTCCGCCTGCCGAGGGCGGCAGCGGTACGGGAGCACCTGCGCGCGCTCGGGTTCGCGGTGCGGCGCGGGGACACGTTCCCCGGGCTGGGAGAGGAGTGGCTGCGGCTGGCGGTGCGGGACCGGGGGACGATCAACCGGTTCCTGCGGGCGCTGGACCAGGCGATGGCTCTGGCGCGCCGCTGA
- a CDS encoding extracellular solute-binding protein, translating to MPRMSRRTLLGSLAAASVPGVLTACSTGSGDSDVSNAGKKLAPWPAYTPAAGPKPDLAPTEAGVQAGYTAYPAELVQSVSRPPGDGSTVKVMSVSFGTPPKPASANRFWAAVENALGVKIEYTIVSQADYQKKMATVMAGDADTLPDIINLFSGFVLPREAEFVQRRAEDLTPYLSGDAIADYPNLANIPTHAWRDMGRIGGRVYGIPLERPLPGSTLWLNQGMFTDAGMKEGWTSEDFAAVAKRATGGRTYALGAANGSLFGNAVHSAAHNAPQNWAVTKDGTFQPGCADERYKAAIAFQAQLRKNGSYHPDATSLSQIDLTTLFYNGTVGSMQDGFGAYLPKYRESRGKLTPAAALPYSVDGTPGGIVAARRSFGYTVLKAAKKERIEMLLRVLDFLAAPFGSKEWELVHYGVEGTHFTRAKDGSPEPTELGEVENNTNLPLKYLAEGPQVLFVPGMPDAVRALHAWQREVVPHAVRDASFGLQSRTKNAQGTTLKALLDDTVTGIVAGRIPLSEWDATVKKWRARGGDRMAGEFAKDYAANA from the coding sequence ATGCCCCGCATGTCCCGACGCACCCTGCTGGGTTCCCTGGCCGCCGCCTCCGTCCCGGGTGTGCTGACCGCCTGCTCCACCGGCTCCGGCGACAGCGACGTCTCCAACGCGGGCAAGAAGCTCGCGCCCTGGCCCGCGTACACGCCCGCCGCGGGCCCCAAGCCGGACCTCGCCCCCACCGAGGCCGGTGTGCAGGCGGGATACACCGCCTACCCCGCCGAGCTGGTGCAGTCCGTCTCCCGGCCGCCGGGCGACGGCTCCACCGTCAAGGTCATGTCGGTGTCGTTCGGCACCCCGCCCAAGCCCGCCTCCGCCAACCGGTTCTGGGCCGCCGTCGAGAACGCCCTCGGCGTGAAGATCGAGTACACGATCGTCTCCCAGGCCGACTACCAGAAGAAGATGGCCACGGTCATGGCCGGTGACGCCGACACCCTGCCGGACATCATCAACCTCTTCTCCGGGTTCGTCCTGCCCCGCGAAGCCGAGTTCGTGCAGCGGCGCGCCGAGGACCTCACGCCGTACCTGTCCGGCGACGCGATCGCCGACTACCCCAACCTCGCGAACATCCCCACCCACGCCTGGCGCGACATGGGCCGCATCGGCGGCCGCGTCTACGGCATCCCGCTGGAGCGCCCGTTGCCCGGCTCCACGCTCTGGCTCAACCAGGGCATGTTCACCGACGCCGGCATGAAGGAGGGCTGGACGTCCGAGGACTTCGCCGCCGTGGCGAAGCGGGCGACCGGCGGGAGGACGTACGCACTCGGCGCCGCCAACGGCTCCTTGTTCGGCAACGCAGTGCACTCCGCCGCCCACAACGCGCCGCAGAACTGGGCGGTCACCAAGGACGGGACGTTCCAGCCGGGCTGCGCCGACGAACGCTACAAGGCCGCCATCGCCTTCCAGGCGCAGCTCCGCAAGAACGGCTCGTACCACCCGGACGCCACGTCCCTCTCCCAGATCGACCTGACCACCCTCTTCTACAACGGCACCGTCGGCTCCATGCAGGACGGCTTCGGCGCCTACCTGCCCAAGTACCGCGAATCGCGCGGCAAGCTGACCCCGGCGGCGGCGCTGCCGTACAGCGTCGACGGCACCCCCGGCGGGATCGTCGCCGCCCGCCGGTCCTTCGGCTACACCGTCCTGAAGGCGGCGAAGAAGGAGCGGATCGAGATGCTGCTCCGCGTCCTCGACTTCCTCGCCGCCCCCTTCGGCAGCAAGGAGTGGGAGCTCGTCCACTACGGCGTCGAGGGCACCCACTTCACCCGCGCCAAGGACGGTTCCCCCGAGCCCACCGAGCTCGGCGAGGTCGAGAACAACACCAACCTGCCGCTGAAGTACCTCGCCGAGGGCCCGCAGGTGCTGTTCGTGCCGGGCATGCCCGATGCCGTACGGGCCCTGCACGCCTGGCAGCGCGAGGTCGTGCCGCACGCCGTCCGCGACGCCTCCTTCGGCCTGCAGTCCCGCACCAAGAACGCCCAGGGCACCACCCTCAAGGCCCTCCTCGACGACACCGTCACCGGGATCGTCGCCGGGCGCATCCCGCTGTCGGAGTGGGACGCGACGGTGAAGAAGTGGCGGGCCCGGGGCGGCGACAGAATGGCCGGAGAGTTCGCGAAGGACTACGCGGCCAACGCCTGA
- a CDS encoding LacI family DNA-binding transcriptional regulator: MGNDMADTGSKRRVTIREVAERAGVSIATASRALSGNHPVPASTRARVLRAARDLDYVANAHARALVGGGRKMAAVVVRQVTSPFYAQVAEGVEAEAADRGWLCVVGATGGDPQREMEFVQLMREEGARLVILVGGVVEDDAYRERVAHYAQALDSSGARLVLCGRPAPDPEIPALVVEFDNEAGARAITGHLLSAGHRRIVFLGGLPGNTALEARVAGYRAALAEHGLPPEAAHVVDCGLGRAAGLRAMTELLKETREFTAVFAGDDMVAAGALRAIADTGLSVPDDISVVGYNDIPLAEDFNPPLTTVRTPAEELGRAAVRIALRDPEHAGGSHHLLGTHIVVRRSVAPPRPRPTDGGPTPV, from the coding sequence ATGGGGAACGACATGGCGGACACCGGGTCCAAGCGGCGGGTCACGATCCGCGAGGTCGCCGAGCGGGCGGGCGTGTCGATCGCCACGGCGTCGCGCGCGCTCAGCGGCAACCATCCCGTGCCCGCCTCGACCAGGGCCCGCGTGCTGCGCGCCGCGCGTGACCTCGACTACGTCGCCAACGCGCATGCGCGTGCGCTGGTGGGGGGCGGCCGCAAGATGGCCGCCGTCGTCGTCCGCCAGGTCACCAGCCCCTTCTACGCCCAGGTCGCCGAGGGCGTGGAGGCCGAGGCCGCCGACCGGGGCTGGCTGTGCGTGGTCGGCGCGACCGGCGGGGATCCGCAGCGCGAGATGGAGTTCGTGCAGCTGATGCGGGAGGAGGGGGCGCGGCTGGTGATCCTGGTCGGCGGGGTCGTCGAGGACGACGCCTACCGGGAGCGCGTCGCCCACTACGCCCAGGCGCTCGACTCCTCGGGCGCCCGGCTCGTGCTGTGCGGACGCCCGGCGCCCGACCCCGAGATCCCCGCGCTGGTCGTGGAGTTCGACAACGAGGCGGGCGCCCGGGCGATCACCGGGCACCTGCTCTCCGCCGGCCACCGCCGGATCGTCTTCCTCGGCGGGCTGCCCGGCAACACCGCGCTGGAGGCCCGTGTCGCCGGCTACCGGGCTGCGCTCGCCGAACACGGGCTGCCGCCCGAGGCCGCACACGTCGTCGACTGCGGTCTGGGCCGTGCGGCGGGCCTGCGCGCGATGACCGAACTCCTGAAGGAGACACGGGAGTTCACCGCCGTCTTCGCCGGGGACGACATGGTGGCGGCCGGCGCCCTGCGGGCCATCGCGGACACGGGCCTCAGCGTCCCCGACGACATCTCCGTCGTCGGCTACAACGACATCCCCCTCGCCGAGGACTTCAACCCGCCCCTCACCACCGTGCGCACCCCGGCCGAGGAGCTCGGCCGCGCCGCCGTCCGCATCGCCCTGCGCGACCCCGAGCACGCCGGCGGCAGCCACCACCTGCTCGGCACCCACATCGTCGTGCGCCGAAGTGTCGCCCCACCCCGGCCACGACCGACCGACGGAGGACCCACCCCCGTATGA